Genomic window (Deltaproteobacteria bacterium):
CATTATGGGTCTGTCCGAACGTGGCGCTGTACTGGTATCCCGTATGCGGAATGACCTCAACAAGAAGCACGAACTTACCCGGTCCGCCTAGCAGGTTAACTTCTGGAGGTCCGTGAATGTTCTGCTGTGCCGGGCTCCATAGTGTCAATATATTGTTTCCGACACGTGAACGAGACGGAGATCACCCTCATGCCTAAGAGCTGGACCAATGCGCTGCATTCATATTTTTATTGTGCCGACCTTTATCGGTATCGAAACGCGCACAAGTATCCGAAGTATTTCAAATCCAAAAGCGCGGATCGCCAATCGACCGCAATTTTTGAAGATCGTTTTCGTTCGAAATGCGGCAGCGAACTGGAAGTCTGGTATGAGGTAACGTTCTGGAAAATGTACTCCATGAAAGGTAGGGGACAATACCAAACAGACGAGGCCATTCAAAAGATACTGACTGCCAAGAATACGGCGAAATGCCTAACACTGCTCGCCGACGATTTTATAAGTCATTGGTCTGACCCTATACGATTGAATGCACTACGGGCAGGGTTGGGTATGATTTCGAAGGCGAAGGTTATGGCTTTGCCGCTCACTTTTGTCAGTTTTCGCGATCCCTATAATTTCCCAATGATTGACACGGTAAGTGCGCGCTGGATCAATAAACATCTGCTGGCGCACAACCGCCCTGGACGACCACAACTGACCAAATTCGCTACAGTAAAACGAACAAAATCCGGATATTCTGTCGTTCGACATCCGGATATGCAGTCTTATATTCATTGGGTCGACTGGTGCCGGTGGGTACGCGATCGCCTGAATAGTTCAGGCGATACTGGAATTGATTGGCGAGCAAGAGACGTTGAAATGGCTGTATTCACCGCACAGCAGGATGGGCTCGCCCTGAATGTGCTTTGACCGTTGTCGCGCCCAGAGGAGGGGATGGTGCCGACTACGCGACATCATGCTTCAATGAGTTTGTAATCCCATCAAGTTGGAAGACTGAGATCAGGATTAAAGTTATCTTCGACGATCTCTGTGCCAATTCGGCGGCTCGATCCTTTCGTCTTAAGAGGCGCATCGAGACCGAGACGAAATTGGGGGAAGTTCACTTGGATCACCCGTGCCCTTTACTAGATTACTGCCCTGCCATGTTCGCCAGGATATTCTCTGTTCTTCCCAAGCTCGGAAAATCTATTTTCTTGCAGACCGGCATTCAGCTCGCAACATCTTATATCTAATCACGCCGGTGGCGGGCTCGATTTCAATGCTCCACCCGTTGTCGAGCAGATCCTCATGTGCGTCACGGAACGCTTCCTCAAGATCCTGAATATCGCAAAAACCCGGGGATCTCAGGTATCTACTGGCGGCCAATCTGAACGCGTTGCGAAATTGGCCAGTAGTTCCGCGGAATACGACGGTCGATGGGTAACTGAAACAATCGAATGATAGGGTTTTAGCCCCTTCAGAGGAAACTGCAGAGTCCAGCACAAGCTCGATCCCGAATTCCTCTTCAAATGCCACAATGGATTTGGCCTCGGCCAAGAGGTCCCGCAACGCGTTCAGAAGAACCGTCACAAAGCGGCTGCCAGTGCCATGGCGCGTTGTAATGCGGGAACGGGTAGGCACCATCAATCGCCTAATTACCAATGCACTGCGGAGTCCGTCAGGCGTATTCAGCCGGGCGAGTTCATCCATCAGCATGTCCCGATATCGGGCAAGTTCGGGAGGACCAGACGATTCGATTCGCCCAGTTAGCATTTCCGTTTCCAGGAACGAACAGAATACATTCACGAGTTTTCTACCGGCCGGCGTGTCATCAAGCTGTTTCAGATACCGGGAGATGCATTTTCGGCCATTATCCTGTTGTTTCTCGACGAGATAGACCTTGGCCATTCCAAGCAGACAGGTCGCGTCTCCAAGCCGGGCACCTTCCTTGAAATATTCCAATGCCTTTTCGGGATTTTTCTTGTCCCATCCAATCTCAAACAGCCGAAGCCGATTGATCTCGATGAGCCGCCCAAGCTCGATCCTGCCGAGCCGTTCATAAGCCGACGGCGATCCCAGCTTTGCCGCTTTCTCGTAGCAATCGAGTGCGGCTTTACGGTCTTCCAGCTCACCATTAAGCCCTTTGAGGAAATTGTCGCCGTCAGAAACGAGCCCGTCCGCAAGCGACTCCTTGTTCTGAATGGTATCCGGGTTCTTTAGTGAGCCGGGAGGTTCGGATGCTTCCGGTTCTGCGTGGATTTCCAGTATGCAGTCGATAGCGACAACAGGCGGGGTCTCGAATAACTCTTTGCGCTTATGATGACGGGGTGCGCGCTGGTCCAGCAGATCATGGACCTTTCGTTCGGCGGTAATGCTGTCACGGAATTTACGGTAGAAGACGACATACCATCTGCCGGGTGTTCCGGTTGCTGAAGAGATCTGTTCGGCGCGCTCGTCGGGCTCGTTTGACGTTCTCCCGACCTTGACCAGTTCGGGAACGGCCGGATTGAACAGAACGTAGACAAAACCGGCAGCCATGTGCTCCTCATTTCTGGGCCTTGCAGAGTTTCAGGCGAGCCCGGTAGCGAACAATGCCCGGTTCCCGGAGCGGAACAGCGATATTTGCTGCCATGCGTTCGGCAATTTCCATGACTTCACCGGCGGTCATGGGGAGCGCCATGCGACTGATGATTTCGGCGGGCTGTTCGCCGATTACCTGATACCGGACGAGTATCTCGCAATCCCGGTCCAGGCCTACGTGATCCGGCGACAGCTTCCAGACCCCACGCTCCCCAAGAACGCTGTAGACAGCCCCGGCGTAGTCGCGGCCGTACCGGTAAGCCTCCGGCCTGATGCGGCTCGTACAGTCGGGGACCGGCTTTTCTTCGAAATCCAGGGTGGGAGGGAAGGCAAAAGGATAGCTTCCGCAAACCAGTGTCTCGGCGATCTCGTTTTCACGCTCGAACCGGCGAGCCATTGTTCCGCTTTCCGCCCACCGGTGGAGCTGCCAGGCCACTTCGGACGAGAACCATCCGCCGAGGCGGTAGCTCTCCTCCAGATCGACCACCCGGCTGGCGAGTTCGTCAGCCACCGCTGCCGCCTCCGAACGTATACGAATGTCCATAAACGTCCGCCACAGCGGGAAAACCTCGTCCCGGAGCGGGACCATGAATTCGGCCGAAAGCTGCTGGATCTTGTTCAGGTAGCGGAGCTGCGCCCGCACGACAGGCGAATAGCCTGTGATGAGGTACCGGGGACGGCCCCAAGCGGTAACGTCGGGTGTCAAAGCGGATTTGCCTCTCTTTTTCACCGTCACCTGATCCAGTACCTTACCGTCCATGGTTACTCACTCCAAGCTGGGAGGGTTTCCGGTGTTTCGCTCACGACACTGACCAGCGGACGCCCAGAGCAGAATCTGTATCGGTCCAGCCAAATCTCGCAGAGGACTAGGCTTCTTTTGGAGTGGACCGGACCATTTCCAGAGTGGACCGAACCAAAATCCAGAAGCACCAGACCTTTTTCGGAGTGGACCGAACCAAGTTTCGAGATGGACCAGATCGTTTGGCGGCCAAACCAGGCGAATTTTGGCTGCGAAATGTACATTCATCACAGTTTCCCGTTACGGACAGCTCGCCGCGAGCTTTACGCCCAGTTCTTCGGCCTTGGCAGGGAGCTGATCTTCCGGCCCCTGTACCTTCGCGGACGCGACCACCCGCTCGGTTCCACCCTCGACGATCATGGCCGACACTATATAACTGGGTCCGAACTTCACGATCTCGCCCTGTACGGCGAGATCGGCTCCCTTTTGAGGATCGGTGGCGAGGATCAGGCAGTTCGACCTGGCGATCTCGCTGGAAACCACCGACTGGACGGCTTCCGAGTAGGACGGATCGGCGCCGGCCTTCGCGGCGAAAGGGGCGACGGAAATTCGCTTGGGACCGGCAACGGGAATGGCCGCTGGCGCTAGGACGGGTACCACCGAGG
Coding sequences:
- a CDS encoding GIY-YIG nuclease family protein; amino-acid sequence: MAAGFVYVLFNPAVPELVKVGRTSNEPDERAEQISSATGTPGRWYVVFYRKFRDSITAERKVHDLLDQRAPRHHKRKELFETPPVVAIDCILEIHAEPEASEPPGSLKNPDTIQNKESLADGLVSDGDNFLKGLNGELEDRKAALDCYEKAAKLGSPSAYERLGRIELGRLIEINRLRLFEIGWDKKNPEKALEYFKEGARLGDATCLLGMAKVYLVEKQQDNGRKCISRYLKQLDDTPAGRKLVNVFCSFLETEMLTGRIESSGPPELARYRDMLMDELARLNTPDGLRSALVIRRLMVPTRSRITTRHGTGSRFVTVLLNALRDLLAEAKSIVAFEEEFGIELVLDSAVSSEGAKTLSFDCFSYPSTVVFRGTTGQFRNAFRLAASRYLRSPGFCDIQDLEEAFRDAHEDLLDNGWSIEIEPATGVIRYKMLRAECRSARK